A stretch of Metabacillus sp. FJAT-52054 DNA encodes these proteins:
- a CDS encoding helix-turn-helix transcriptional regulator, which yields MPKNNLEGVLEITGKMVIRGKTIKVLRTIKGHTLKDMRESTELTLPTLSAMENEKYNLSLRNQVKITRYLTKELGYTPDEVMVLQAFINSKR from the coding sequence ATGCCTAAAAACAACCTAGAAGGCGTACTTGAAATCACGGGGAAAATGGTTATCCGAGGAAAAACAATTAAGGTACTTCGAACGATTAAAGGACACACCTTAAAAGATATGAGGGAATCTACTGAACTCACATTACCGACGCTTTCGGCAATGGAGAATGAAAAGTATAACCTGTCCCTGCGTAATCAAGTGAAGATAACAAGATACTTAACCAAAGAATTAGGATACACGCCGGATGAAGTAATGGTGCTTCAAGCGTTTATCAATAGCAAACGATAA
- a CDS encoding BglII/BstYI family type II restriction endonuclease, with amino-acid sequence MTIDLLPHFIREKYEVYEWRHACAILEHDFPEELDDIIRVLDNFTLNKSDIIQAGGRKSPISNKIDNYLYDLGWIEKSFDTKILIDDLAYETPTHKIDCLKNRIALEIEWNNKDPFFDRDLNNFRLLFELGAISVGVIITRCSELQLLFNALGKGHSFGTSTTHMNKLIPRIDGGGGGGCPILVFGISDRLYLEDM; translated from the coding sequence ATGACTATAGATTTATTACCCCATTTCATAAGGGAAAAATATGAGGTATACGAATGGCGACATGCTTGTGCCATCCTTGAACACGATTTCCCTGAAGAACTGGATGACATTATTAGAGTTTTAGATAACTTTACTTTAAACAAAAGCGATATTATACAAGCAGGCGGAAGAAAATCTCCTATATCGAATAAGATTGATAACTACCTATACGACTTAGGTTGGATAGAGAAGTCGTTTGATACAAAAATCTTAATTGACGATTTAGCCTATGAAACACCAACCCATAAGATTGATTGCTTAAAGAACCGTATAGCATTAGAAATAGAATGGAACAACAAAGACCCTTTCTTTGACAGAGATTTAAACAACTTTCGTCTTTTGTTTGAACTTGGGGCTATTAGCGTTGGTGTAATCATTACTAGGTGTTCTGAACTACAATTATTGTTTAACGCTTTAGGGAAGGGACATTCATTCGGAACTTCTACTACTCATATGAATAAGTTAATTCCACGTATTGATGGCGGTGGCGGTGGCGGTTGCCCTATCCTCGTATTTGGTATAAGTGATAGACTTTATTTGGAGGATATGTAA
- a CDS encoding BglII/BstYI family type II restriction endonuclease yields MLPSERWIQNNYYIDERRNGLIVIKQKYPQLWQEIKFALRGFRLYFDEVADPGGGKSPVTNRLESPFKHKGWIAAEFQERNKLIRGKNFGKPNEQELEVIFQNSQTHEIDLFKGRVAIEIEWNNKHQFFSRDLETFNYLYNAGIIDVGIIITKHTSLHSLFKTLGYYIKKDSKGKPKMIADKHASTHTHTDKLYKLLDSNRCSCPLVIIGLTPSIYRLRLKK; encoded by the coding sequence TTGTTACCTAGCGAAAGATGGATTCAAAACAACTATTATATTGATGAACGAAGAAATGGGCTTATCGTAATAAAGCAAAAATATCCTCAACTGTGGCAGGAGATTAAATTTGCTTTACGAGGTTTTCGACTATATTTTGACGAAGTAGCAGACCCAGGTGGTGGAAAATCCCCTGTAACAAATAGGTTAGAGAGTCCTTTCAAACATAAGGGTTGGATAGCAGCAGAATTTCAGGAAAGAAATAAATTGATTAGGGGAAAAAATTTCGGTAAACCTAATGAACAAGAACTAGAAGTTATATTCCAAAATTCTCAGACTCATGAGATTGATTTATTTAAAGGAAGAGTAGCTATTGAGATTGAATGGAATAATAAACACCAATTTTTCTCACGTGATTTGGAAACTTTCAATTATCTATATAACGCAGGGATTATTGATGTAGGGATAATCATTACCAAACACACCAGTTTACACTCTTTATTTAAAACGCTAGGCTACTATATCAAAAAAGACTCTAAAGGGAAACCAAAGATGATAGCAGATAAGCACGCCTCTACCCACACACATACAGATAAATTGTACAAATTACTAGATTCAAATAGGTGTAGTTGCCCTTTGGTAATAATCGGGCTAACTCCTAGCATTTATAGACTAAGATTAAAAAAATAA
- a CDS encoding tyrosine-type recombinase/integrase — MIVNEYISYLERVNKSPNTVRGHKATLKLFVEAVGDDLNNLIPRDIEKYQASLVEAGKTAGTINTHVKRLKVFFKWLETSGIIQEDISKEVKIKREITTSVRWLSEPQITLLLREANWRFKDRGKIREYTIIRTLLGTGLRVEELCNLQRSDVVINKRFIRVRDGKGGAYREVSINEKLAAVLKAYTEGYTPKGNFFFDTNRSDKMTTRAVNHLLAKFNGVSDSKGRVTIEKLHAHMLRHTYAKSLVRVGEPLESIAKLLGHERNDGTPNIQMTARYVKASQEELSESVNKLDF; from the coding sequence ATGATAGTAAATGAATATATCAGCTATCTTGAAAGGGTTAATAAATCACCTAATACTGTCCGTGGGCATAAAGCAACATTAAAATTATTCGTAGAAGCCGTAGGAGACGATTTAAACAACTTAATCCCACGGGACATAGAAAAGTATCAAGCAAGCCTTGTCGAAGCAGGAAAGACCGCAGGAACGATTAACACACATGTTAAACGCTTGAAGGTGTTCTTTAAGTGGTTAGAAACAAGCGGAATCATACAGGAAGATATTTCGAAGGAAGTAAAGATTAAGAGGGAAATTACTACGTCGGTTAGATGGTTAAGCGAACCCCAAATAACATTGCTATTGAGGGAAGCTAATTGGAGATTCAAAGACCGTGGAAAGATTCGAGAATATACGATTATCCGAACCCTTTTAGGTACTGGATTACGTGTGGAAGAATTATGTAACTTGCAGCGTTCGGACGTTGTAATAAATAAACGATTCATACGGGTTAGGGACGGAAAAGGAGGGGCATATCGAGAAGTATCCATAAACGAGAAGCTAGCAGCCGTATTAAAGGCATATACAGAGGGATATACGCCAAAAGGTAACTTCTTCTTCGACACTAACCGAAGCGACAAAATGACGACACGGGCGGTTAATCATCTTCTAGCGAAGTTTAACGGTGTTTCTGATTCAAAAGGACGTGTCACAATAGAGAAGCTTCACGCCCACATGCTACGCCACACTTACGCAAAGTCTCTTGTAAGGGTCGGTGAACCGTTGGAAAGCATAGCTAAGCTTCTAGGTCATGAAAGGAACGACGGAACGCCAAATATACAAATGACGGCAAGATACGTAAAAGCCAGTCAGGAAGAATTATCCGAATCCGTAAACAAGCTAGACTTTTGA